A single region of the Drosophila miranda strain MSH22 chromosome 2, D.miranda_PacBio2.1, whole genome shotgun sequence genome encodes:
- the LOC108155146 gene encoding dihydropyrimidinase-related protein 3 isoform X5, with protein MSTSPKPVKKVPIHLQSAANRVYIKNGEIVNHDKSFKADVYIEDGIIKFVGPPSEITIPGGVRTIDASGLLIIPGGIDPHTHMQLPFGGAVAVDDFYSGTKAAVAGGTTMIIDFVLPNKHESMIEAYDKWRSWADPKVCCDYGLHVGITWWSKSVSEELGILCKELGVNSFKTFMAYKGLYQLNDSDLLDVFERIRQLNGVAMVHAENGDIIAKNTQRLLAEGINGPEGHELSRPEEVEAEAVHRACVLAHQMKTPLFVSGLTSKSSAELVGRARRSGYCVFGETLASSIGRSMSGVSKAERIYYITSPPIRESAETPRQLMKSLA; from the exons ATGTCGACCAGTCCAAAACCGGTTAAGAAGGTACCGATTCACTTGCAGAGCGCTGCCAATCGTGTTTACATCAAGAATG GCGAGATCGTCAACCATGATAAATCGTTCAAAGCGGACGTCTACATTGAGGATGGAATTATCAA GTTTGTGGGACCCCCTTCGGAGATTACGATACCCGGCGGCGTGCGTACTATTGACGCCAGTGGACTCCTAATCATACCCGGTGGCATCGATCCCCATACGCACATGCAGCTGCCTTTCGGCGGGGCTGTGGCTGTCGATGATTTCTATAGTGGAACCAAGGCAGCCGTTGCTGGAGGCACTACCATGATAA TCGACTTTGTGCTACCCAATAAACATGAATCGATGATTGAGGCCTACGACAAGTGGCGCAGCTGGGCCGATCCCAAGGTCTGTTGCGACTATGGCCTCCACGTGGGCATCACCTGGTGGTCCAAGTCGGTCTCCGAGGAGCTAGGTATTCTGTGCAAAGAGCTGGGTGTCAATTCCTTCAAAACATTCATGGCCTACAAGGGTCTCTATCAG CTAAACGATTCAGACCTGTTGGATGTGTTTGAGCGTATTCGCCAATTAAATGGTGTGGCTATG GTGCATGCGGAAAACGGCGACATTATTGCAAAGAATACGCAACGTCTGCTGGCCGAAGGCATTAATGGACCGGAAGGCCATGAACTTTCGCGACCAGAGGAGGTGGAGGCCGAGGCGGTGCATCGCGCCTGCGTTCTGGCCCACCAG ATGAAAACGCCGCTCTTTGTGTCCGGCCTGACCAGTAAATCCTCCGCCGAGCTTGTCGGCCGTGCCCGACGCAGTGGCTACTGTGTCTTTGGCGAAACGCTGGCCAGCTCCATTGGCCGTTCGATGAGCGGCGTGTCGAAGGCGGAGCGCATCTACTACATCACCAGTCCGCCGATACGCGAGTCTGCCGAAACGCCAAGGCAGCTCATGAAGTCATTGGCGTA A
- the LOC108155146 gene encoding dihydropyrimidinase isoform X1 yields the protein MSTSPKPVKKVPIHLQSAANRVYIKNGEIVNHDKSFKADVYIEDGIIKFVGPPSEITIPGGVRTIDASGLLIIPGGIDPHTHMQLPFGGAVAVDDFYSGTKAAVAGGTTMIIDFVLPNKHESMIEAYDKWRSWADPKVCCDYGLHVGITWWSKSVSEELGILCKELGVNSFKTFMAYKGLYQLNDSDLLDVFERIRQLNGVAMVHAENGDIIAKNTQRLLAEGINGPEGHELSRPEEVEAEAVHRACVLAHQSDCPLYVVHVMSKSAGIELARARQRYRGRYIMGETLAAALGTDATCCFHMGFEHEAAHVLSPPLRPDPTTQEFLMKLLANDDLQLTGSDNCTFNKEHKAKGKGDFTKIPNGVNGVEDRMSLVWEKGVQAGLLDPCRFVAVTSTNAAKIFNIYPQKGRIAVGSDADIVIWNPNATRTISKDTHHQACDFNIFEGMTVHGVCEFVLVRGRICAERGQVRVAEGFGRFIPTPVRPPFVYDIIEGKVQSAVQEDHPEERQNGGGNSVAKKFAELDIQIPIQEPISAMLAGNLAMPAEGSMCSTPSVRGRVDGKHDMQQSSFSISEELDRGGVRACIKVKNPPGGKSSGFW from the exons ATGTCGACCAGTCCAAAACCGGTTAAGAAGGTACCGATTCACTTGCAGAGCGCTGCCAATCGTGTTTACATCAAGAATG GCGAGATCGTCAACCATGATAAATCGTTCAAAGCGGACGTCTACATTGAGGATGGAATTATCAA GTTTGTGGGACCCCCTTCGGAGATTACGATACCCGGCGGCGTGCGTACTATTGACGCCAGTGGACTCCTAATCATACCCGGTGGCATCGATCCCCATACGCACATGCAGCTGCCTTTCGGCGGGGCTGTGGCTGTCGATGATTTCTATAGTGGAACCAAGGCAGCCGTTGCTGGAGGCACTACCATGATAA TCGACTTTGTGCTACCCAATAAACATGAATCGATGATTGAGGCCTACGACAAGTGGCGCAGCTGGGCCGATCCCAAGGTCTGTTGCGACTATGGCCTCCACGTGGGCATCACCTGGTGGTCCAAGTCGGTCTCCGAGGAGCTAGGTATTCTGTGCAAAGAGCTGGGTGTCAATTCCTTCAAAACATTCATGGCCTACAAGGGTCTCTATCAG CTAAACGATTCAGACCTGTTGGATGTGTTTGAGCGTATTCGCCAATTAAATGGTGTGGCTATG GTGCATGCGGAAAACGGCGACATTATTGCAAAGAATACGCAACGTCTGCTGGCCGAAGGCATTAATGGACCGGAAGGCCATGAACTTTCGCGACCAGAGGAGGTGGAGGCCGAGGCGGTGCATCGCGCCTGCGTTCTGGCCCACCAG TCCGATTGCCCGCTGTATGTGGTTCATGTGATGAGCAAATCGGCGGGCATTGAGCTGGCCAGAGCCCGTCAGCGGTATAGAGGCCGATACATAATGGGAGAGACCCTGGCCGCCGCTTTGGGTACTGATGCCACATGTTGCTTCCATATGGGCTTCGAACATGAGGCGGCGCATGTGCTCAGCCCACCATTGAGGCCCGATCCGACGACACAAGAATTCTTGATGAAGCTCCTGGCGAA CGATGATCTGCAGCTGACGGGCAGCGACAACTGCACGTTTAACAAGGAGCACAAGGCAAAGGGAAAGGGAGACTTCACCAAGATACCGAATGGCGTCAATGGTGTTGAGGATCGCATGTCCTTGGTGTGGGAGAAGGGTGTGCAAGCGGGACTGCTCGATCCATGCCGTTTTGTGGCCGTGACCAGCACGAATGCGGCCAAGATCTTCAACATTTATCCCCAAAAGGGACGCATTG CTGTTGGATCGGATGCGGATATTGTGATCTGGAATCCGAATGCCACGCGTACCATTTCCAAGGACACGCACCATCAGGCCTGTGACTTTAATATCTTTGAGGGCATGACCGTTCACGGTGTCTGCGAGTTTGTCTTAGTGCGAGGCCGCATCTGTGCCGAACGAGGACAGGTGCGTGTGGCGGAGGGCTTTGGCCGTTTCATCCCTACTCCAGTGCGTCCGCCTTTTGTCTATGACATTATCGAGGGCAAAGTGCAGTCGGCGGTGCAGGAGGACCATCCCGAGGAGCGGCAGAATGGTGGCGGCAACAGTGTGGCCAAGAAGTTTGCCGAACTGGACATCCAGATACCTATTCAAGAGCCAATTAGCGCCATGCTGGCTGGCAACTTGGCCATGCCAGCGGAGGGTTCGATGTGCAGCACGCCCTCGGTGCGTGGGCGTGTCGATGGCAAGCACGATATGCAACAGTCATCCTTTTCGATCAGCG AGGAACTTGATAGAGGTGGCGTGAGGGCCTGCATCAAGGTGAAGAACCCACCTGGCGGCAAGTCTTCCGGCTTCTGGTAA
- the LOC108155146 gene encoding dihydropyrimidinase isoform X4, with product MSTSPKPVKKVPIHLQSAANRVYIKNGEIVNHDKSFKADVYIEDGIIKFVGPPSEITIPGGVRTIDASGLLIIPGGIDPHTHMQLPFGGAVAVDDFYSGTKAAVAGGTTMIIDFVLPNKHESMIEAYDKWRSWADPKVCCDYGLHVGITWWSKSVSEELGILCKELGVNSFKTFMAYKGLYQLNDSDLLDVFERIRQLNGVAMVHAENGDIIAKNTQRLLAEGINGPEGHELSRPEEVEAEAVHRACVLAHQSDCPLYVVHVMSKSAGIELARARQRYRGRYIMGETLAAALGTDATCCFHMGFEHEAAHVLSPPLRPDPTTQEFLMKLLAK from the exons ATGTCGACCAGTCCAAAACCGGTTAAGAAGGTACCGATTCACTTGCAGAGCGCTGCCAATCGTGTTTACATCAAGAATG GCGAGATCGTCAACCATGATAAATCGTTCAAAGCGGACGTCTACATTGAGGATGGAATTATCAA GTTTGTGGGACCCCCTTCGGAGATTACGATACCCGGCGGCGTGCGTACTATTGACGCCAGTGGACTCCTAATCATACCCGGTGGCATCGATCCCCATACGCACATGCAGCTGCCTTTCGGCGGGGCTGTGGCTGTCGATGATTTCTATAGTGGAACCAAGGCAGCCGTTGCTGGAGGCACTACCATGATAA TCGACTTTGTGCTACCCAATAAACATGAATCGATGATTGAGGCCTACGACAAGTGGCGCAGCTGGGCCGATCCCAAGGTCTGTTGCGACTATGGCCTCCACGTGGGCATCACCTGGTGGTCCAAGTCGGTCTCCGAGGAGCTAGGTATTCTGTGCAAAGAGCTGGGTGTCAATTCCTTCAAAACATTCATGGCCTACAAGGGTCTCTATCAG CTAAACGATTCAGACCTGTTGGATGTGTTTGAGCGTATTCGCCAATTAAATGGTGTGGCTATG GTGCATGCGGAAAACGGCGACATTATTGCAAAGAATACGCAACGTCTGCTGGCCGAAGGCATTAATGGACCGGAAGGCCATGAACTTTCGCGACCAGAGGAGGTGGAGGCCGAGGCGGTGCATCGCGCCTGCGTTCTGGCCCACCAG TCCGATTGCCCGCTGTATGTGGTTCATGTGATGAGCAAATCGGCGGGCATTGAGCTGGCCAGAGCCCGTCAGCGGTATAGAGGCCGATACATAATGGGAGAGACCCTGGCCGCCGCTTTGGGTACTGATGCCACATGTTGCTTCCATATGGGCTTCGAACATGAGGCGGCGCATGTGCTCAGCCCACCATTGAGGCCCGATCCGACGACACAAGAATTCTTGATGAAGCTCCTGGCGAA ATGA
- the LOC108155146 gene encoding dihydropyrimidinase isoform X2, which yields MSTSPKPVKKVPIHLQSAANRVYIKNGEIVNHDKSFKADVYIEDGIIKFVGPPSEITIPGGVRTIDASGLLIIPGGIDPHTHMQLPFGGAVAVDDFYSGTKAAVAGGTTMIIDFVLPNKHESMIEAYDKWRSWADPKVCCDYGLHVGITWWSKSVSEELGILCKELGVNSFKTFMAYKGLYQLNDSDLLDVFERIRQLNGVAMVHAENGDIIAKNTQRLLAEGINGPEGHELSRPEEVEAEAVHRACVLAHQMKTPLFVSGLTSKSSAELVGRARRSGYCVFGETLASSIGRSMSGVSKAERIYYITSPPIRESAETPRQLMKSLAYDDLQLTGSDNCTFNKEHKAKGKGDFTKIPNGVNGVEDRMSLVWEKGVQAGLLDPCRFVAVTSTNAAKIFNIYPQKGRIAVGSDADIVIWNPNATRTISKDTHHQACDFNIFEGMTVHGVCEFVLVRGRICAERGQVRVAEGFGRFIPTPVRPPFVYDIIEGKVQSAVQEDHPEERQNGGGNSVAKKFAELDIQIPIQEPISAMLAGNLAMPAEGSMCSTPSVRGRVDGKHDMQQSSFSISEELDRGGVRACIKVKNPPGGKSSGFW from the exons ATGTCGACCAGTCCAAAACCGGTTAAGAAGGTACCGATTCACTTGCAGAGCGCTGCCAATCGTGTTTACATCAAGAATG GCGAGATCGTCAACCATGATAAATCGTTCAAAGCGGACGTCTACATTGAGGATGGAATTATCAA GTTTGTGGGACCCCCTTCGGAGATTACGATACCCGGCGGCGTGCGTACTATTGACGCCAGTGGACTCCTAATCATACCCGGTGGCATCGATCCCCATACGCACATGCAGCTGCCTTTCGGCGGGGCTGTGGCTGTCGATGATTTCTATAGTGGAACCAAGGCAGCCGTTGCTGGAGGCACTACCATGATAA TCGACTTTGTGCTACCCAATAAACATGAATCGATGATTGAGGCCTACGACAAGTGGCGCAGCTGGGCCGATCCCAAGGTCTGTTGCGACTATGGCCTCCACGTGGGCATCACCTGGTGGTCCAAGTCGGTCTCCGAGGAGCTAGGTATTCTGTGCAAAGAGCTGGGTGTCAATTCCTTCAAAACATTCATGGCCTACAAGGGTCTCTATCAG CTAAACGATTCAGACCTGTTGGATGTGTTTGAGCGTATTCGCCAATTAAATGGTGTGGCTATG GTGCATGCGGAAAACGGCGACATTATTGCAAAGAATACGCAACGTCTGCTGGCCGAAGGCATTAATGGACCGGAAGGCCATGAACTTTCGCGACCAGAGGAGGTGGAGGCCGAGGCGGTGCATCGCGCCTGCGTTCTGGCCCACCAG ATGAAAACGCCGCTCTTTGTGTCCGGCCTGACCAGTAAATCCTCCGCCGAGCTTGTCGGCCGTGCCCGACGCAGTGGCTACTGTGTCTTTGGCGAAACGCTGGCCAGCTCCATTGGCCGTTCGATGAGCGGCGTGTCGAAGGCGGAGCGCATCTACTACATCACCAGTCCGCCGATACGCGAGTCTGCCGAAACGCCAAGGCAGCTCATGAAGTCATTGGCGTA CGATGATCTGCAGCTGACGGGCAGCGACAACTGCACGTTTAACAAGGAGCACAAGGCAAAGGGAAAGGGAGACTTCACCAAGATACCGAATGGCGTCAATGGTGTTGAGGATCGCATGTCCTTGGTGTGGGAGAAGGGTGTGCAAGCGGGACTGCTCGATCCATGCCGTTTTGTGGCCGTGACCAGCACGAATGCGGCCAAGATCTTCAACATTTATCCCCAAAAGGGACGCATTG CTGTTGGATCGGATGCGGATATTGTGATCTGGAATCCGAATGCCACGCGTACCATTTCCAAGGACACGCACCATCAGGCCTGTGACTTTAATATCTTTGAGGGCATGACCGTTCACGGTGTCTGCGAGTTTGTCTTAGTGCGAGGCCGCATCTGTGCCGAACGAGGACAGGTGCGTGTGGCGGAGGGCTTTGGCCGTTTCATCCCTACTCCAGTGCGTCCGCCTTTTGTCTATGACATTATCGAGGGCAAAGTGCAGTCGGCGGTGCAGGAGGACCATCCCGAGGAGCGGCAGAATGGTGGCGGCAACAGTGTGGCCAAGAAGTTTGCCGAACTGGACATCCAGATACCTATTCAAGAGCCAATTAGCGCCATGCTGGCTGGCAACTTGGCCATGCCAGCGGAGGGTTCGATGTGCAGCACGCCCTCGGTGCGTGGGCGTGTCGATGGCAAGCACGATATGCAACAGTCATCCTTTTCGATCAGCG AGGAACTTGATAGAGGTGGCGTGAGGGCCTGCATCAAGGTGAAGAACCCACCTGGCGGCAAGTCTTCCGGCTTCTGGTAA
- the LOC108155146 gene encoding dihydropyrimidinase 2 isoform X6, with protein sequence MVWLWCMRKTATLLQRIRNVCWPKALMDRKAMNFRDQRRWRPRRCIAPAFWPTSDDLQLTGSDNCTFNKEHKAKGKGDFTKIPNGVNGVEDRMSLVWEKGVQAGLLDPCRFVAVTSTNAAKIFNIYPQKGRIAVGSDADIVIWNPNATRTISKDTHHQACDFNIFEGMTVHGVCEFVLVRGRICAERGQVRVAEGFGRFIPTPVRPPFVYDIIEGKVQSAVQEDHPEERQNGGGNSVAKKFAELDIQIPIQEPISAMLAGNLAMPAEGSMCSTPSVRGRVDGKHDMQQSSFSISEELDRGGVRACIKVKNPPGGKSSGFW encoded by the exons ATGGTGTGGCTATG GTGCATGCGGAAAACGGCGACATTATTGCAAAGAATACGCAACGTCTGCTGGCCGAAGGCATTAATGGACCGGAAGGCCATGAACTTTCGCGACCAGAGGAGGTGGAGGCCGAGGCGGTGCATCGCGCCTGCGTTCTGGCCCACCAG CGATGATCTGCAGCTGACGGGCAGCGACAACTGCACGTTTAACAAGGAGCACAAGGCAAAGGGAAAGGGAGACTTCACCAAGATACCGAATGGCGTCAATGGTGTTGAGGATCGCATGTCCTTGGTGTGGGAGAAGGGTGTGCAAGCGGGACTGCTCGATCCATGCCGTTTTGTGGCCGTGACCAGCACGAATGCGGCCAAGATCTTCAACATTTATCCCCAAAAGGGACGCATTG CTGTTGGATCGGATGCGGATATTGTGATCTGGAATCCGAATGCCACGCGTACCATTTCCAAGGACACGCACCATCAGGCCTGTGACTTTAATATCTTTGAGGGCATGACCGTTCACGGTGTCTGCGAGTTTGTCTTAGTGCGAGGCCGCATCTGTGCCGAACGAGGACAGGTGCGTGTGGCGGAGGGCTTTGGCCGTTTCATCCCTACTCCAGTGCGTCCGCCTTTTGTCTATGACATTATCGAGGGCAAAGTGCAGTCGGCGGTGCAGGAGGACCATCCCGAGGAGCGGCAGAATGGTGGCGGCAACAGTGTGGCCAAGAAGTTTGCCGAACTGGACATCCAGATACCTATTCAAGAGCCAATTAGCGCCATGCTGGCTGGCAACTTGGCCATGCCAGCGGAGGGTTCGATGTGCAGCACGCCCTCGGTGCGTGGGCGTGTCGATGGCAAGCACGATATGCAACAGTCATCCTTTTCGATCAGCG AGGAACTTGATAGAGGTGGCGTGAGGGCCTGCATCAAGGTGAAGAACCCACCTGGCGGCAAGTCTTCCGGCTTCTGGTAA
- the LOC108155146 gene encoding dihydropyrimidinase 2 isoform X3, with protein sequence MKTPLFVSGLTSKSSAELVGRARRSGYCVFGETLASSIGRSMSGVSKAERIYYITSPPIRESAETPRQLMKSLAYDDLQLTGSDNCTFNKEHKAKGKGDFTKIPNGVNGVEDRMSLVWEKGVQAGLLDPCRFVAVTSTNAAKIFNIYPQKGRIAVGSDADIVIWNPNATRTISKDTHHQACDFNIFEGMTVHGVCEFVLVRGRICAERGQVRVAEGFGRFIPTPVRPPFVYDIIEGKVQSAVQEDHPEERQNGGGNSVAKKFAELDIQIPIQEPISAMLAGNLAMPAEGSMCSTPSVRGRVDGKHDMQQSSFSISEELDRGGVRACIKVKNPPGGKSSGFW encoded by the exons ATGAAAACGCCGCTCTTTGTGTCCGGCCTGACCAGTAAATCCTCCGCCGAGCTTGTCGGCCGTGCCCGACGCAGTGGCTACTGTGTCTTTGGCGAAACGCTGGCCAGCTCCATTGGCCGTTCGATGAGCGGCGTGTCGAAGGCGGAGCGCATCTACTACATCACCAGTCCGCCGATACGCGAGTCTGCCGAAACGCCAAGGCAGCTCATGAAGTCATTGGCGTA CGATGATCTGCAGCTGACGGGCAGCGACAACTGCACGTTTAACAAGGAGCACAAGGCAAAGGGAAAGGGAGACTTCACCAAGATACCGAATGGCGTCAATGGTGTTGAGGATCGCATGTCCTTGGTGTGGGAGAAGGGTGTGCAAGCGGGACTGCTCGATCCATGCCGTTTTGTGGCCGTGACCAGCACGAATGCGGCCAAGATCTTCAACATTTATCCCCAAAAGGGACGCATTG CTGTTGGATCGGATGCGGATATTGTGATCTGGAATCCGAATGCCACGCGTACCATTTCCAAGGACACGCACCATCAGGCCTGTGACTTTAATATCTTTGAGGGCATGACCGTTCACGGTGTCTGCGAGTTTGTCTTAGTGCGAGGCCGCATCTGTGCCGAACGAGGACAGGTGCGTGTGGCGGAGGGCTTTGGCCGTTTCATCCCTACTCCAGTGCGTCCGCCTTTTGTCTATGACATTATCGAGGGCAAAGTGCAGTCGGCGGTGCAGGAGGACCATCCCGAGGAGCGGCAGAATGGTGGCGGCAACAGTGTGGCCAAGAAGTTTGCCGAACTGGACATCCAGATACCTATTCAAGAGCCAATTAGCGCCATGCTGGCTGGCAACTTGGCCATGCCAGCGGAGGGTTCGATGTGCAGCACGCCCTCGGTGCGTGGGCGTGTCGATGGCAAGCACGATATGCAACAGTCATCCTTTTCGATCAGCG AGGAACTTGATAGAGGTGGCGTGAGGGCCTGCATCAAGGTGAAGAACCCACCTGGCGGCAAGTCTTCCGGCTTCTGGTAA